From Crassaminicella indica, one genomic window encodes:
- a CDS encoding YjfB family protein, with amino-acid sequence MSTIMSQEKVMQQASLSVMKMAMDTSKSQSVELTKMMEQSVNPHVGGNIDIKL; translated from the coding sequence ATGTCAACAATAATGAGCCAAGAGAAGGTTATGCAGCAGGCAAGTTTATCAGTAATGAAAATGGCAATGGACACATCGAAGTCACAATCTGTTGAATTAACAAAAATGATGGAACAGTCAGTAAATCCTCATGTTGGTGGGAACATCGATATAAAGTTATA